A single window of Nicotiana sylvestris chromosome 3, ASM39365v2, whole genome shotgun sequence DNA harbors:
- the LOC138886860 gene encoding allene oxide synthase 3-like: MSELFTHLEHELSDKGEAYFNTLSDDMAFDFLFRLFCEKSPSETSLGSDGPTFLNKWVFFQLAPLISLGLKHVPNFIEDLVLHTFPLPFFPLKSDYKKIFDVFYKSMGSILDEAEKLGLKRDEACHNFIFLAGFNSYGGMKVFFPALIRWVGAAGESLHRRLTDEIRTAVKEEGGVTFSALNRMSLTKSVVYETLRIEPPVPFQTAKAREDVIIHSHDSSFLIKKDEIIFGYQPLATKDPMIFDNPEEFIADRFVGDKEELIKYVYWSNGKESDDSTVDDKQCPGKNLVVLLGRLMLVEFFLRYDTFEIEFGRLLLGSKVTFKSVTKATS; the protein is encoded by the coding sequence ATGTCTGAGCTATTTACCCATCTTGAACATGAATTGTCAGATAAAGGAGAAGCATACTTCAATACCCTCAGTGATGACATGGCATTTGACTTCCTCTTTCGTTTGTTTTGTGAGAAAAGTCCTTCTGAAACAAGTCTGGGCTCTGATGGGCCCACCTTTCTAAACAAATGGGTGTTCTTTCAGTTAGCTCCATTGATTTCTCTAGGCCTTAAACATGTACCCAACTTCATAGAAGATTTGGTTTTGCACACTTTCCCTCTACCGTTTTTCCCTTTAAAATCtgattataaaaaaatatttgatgtCTTTTACAAGTCCATGGGGTCTATTCTAGATGAAGCTGAGAAGCTTGGACTGAAAAGAGATGAAGCATGCCATAACTTTATTTTTTTAGCAGGGTTCAATTCTTATGGTGGCATGAAAGTTTTCTTCCCAGCTTTGATCAGGTGGGTTGGAGCAGCAGGAGAGAGTTTACACCGTCGTCTCACCGATGAAATCAGGACCGCTGTTAAAGAAGAAGGTGGGGTCACCTTTTCAGCATTGAATAGGATGAGTCTGACAAAGTCTGTGGTGTATGAGACACTAAGAATAGAGCCCCCAGTTCCGTTTCAAACTGCAAAGGCCAGAGAAGATGTCATCATCCATAGCCATGATTCATCATTCTTGATCAAGAAAGATGAAATAATATTTGGGTATCAGCCATTGGCCACAAAGGACCCTATGATATTTGATAACCCTGAGGAGTTTATTGCAGATAGATTTGTGGGCGATAAAGAGGAATTGATAAAGTATGTGTACTGGTCAAATGGTAAAGAGTCAGATGATTCAACAGTAGATGATAAACAATGTCCTGGTAAGAATCTGGTGGTGCTCTTGGGAAGGTTAATGTTGGTAGAGTTTTTCCTGCGTTATGATACTTTTGAGATCGAATTTGGAAGGCTGCTGCTTGGTTCCAAGGtgactttcaagtcagtaaccaaggcGACATCATAA